ACCTATTCCCATGCTCGCTTCCATGCTTCTACAATGCCCTGGGATTTCATCGCCGCTTAATATTCGTCCAGCACCCGCTGCCAGCTGCCCGCCTTCGCACGGGGCGGCGCACTTTTGGTGGAGGCGGCGGCTGTCTTGCGCTTCTGTCTCGCTTCCTTGCTGTTCTGGAATTGCAGCTCCTTCTGCGTCTTGTGGTAATTCTGCAGCCGCTTCCCGTCCAGCACACCGCTGGCGGCAGCTTCAAGCACGGCGCAGCCTTCCTCCCGTGTATGAGTACAGTCACTGAAACGGCATTCTGCCGCCAGCGTACTGATCTCCCCGAACGCCAGGTCCAGTCCGCCGTCATCCTCCCACAATTGCAGCTCGCGCATTCCCGGGGTATCGACGATGATTCCGCCGTCAGGGAGAACAAACAGCTCGCGGTGTGTAGTCGTATGACGTCCGCGGCTGTCCCCTTCCCGCACATCCTGGGTGAGCTGCAGATTTCGGCCGCTGAGCCAGTTGACCATCGTCGATTTGCCGCAGCCCGACGAACCGGTCAGAGCTACAGTATGACCCCTGCCGATGTAGGGCTGCAGCTCCTCCCGCCCGTCGCCCAGTATCGCGCTGACCACATGGACCGGGACACCGGGAGCGGCCTGCTGCATTTCGGCCATTTTCAGCTCCGCATCGGTGCACAGATCTGCCTTGGTCAATAGAATGACGGGATTCGCCCCGCTGTTCCAGGCCATAATCAGATAACGCTCCATCCGCCGCACATTGAAATCATCATTCAGTGCACTGACCAGGAATAAGGTATCCACATTGGAAGCCACAATCTGCTCCTCCTGCGTCGGGCCCGCCACCTTGCGCGAGATGACGCTGTGACGGGGAAGCACCCCATGAATCACTGCATGCGCTCCTCCATCCTGCATCGCCAGGACCACCCAGTCGCCTACCGCCGGATACTCGCCGGACCCGCTCAGCGAATGACGGAACTTGCCTGACAGCTCACCCCACAGCTCACCTGCTGCGGTAATTACCTTGTATTTACTGCCGAAATCTCCGGCAATCCGTCCCGGTGCATACTCCCTGTCGTCCAGCAGCCGCAGCTTATCTGTCCATTTTCTGTTCCATTCTTCATTCCAGCCGTACTGTTCTAGCTTGATATCGATATTCATGCATTTCCTCCTGAATGGGTTATTATCGTTCTTTATTAAGACGCACTTAAGATTAATACTCCAAGCATGGTCGTCACTACGGTGAACATTTGGACTTCCAGCCGCTGTTGTGTTTGGATTTCCCTATTTTAGAACCGCTCCTCGCGGTAGAAATCCAAACACAAAGGCGGACGCTACCGCTCCTCCAGTTCCAAATTTCCCCTCCGTTTCTTTTTGCTTTTTCTTAGTCTTAAGTGCGTCTCATACCTCCGCTTACCACACATCCATGTATCTCCGGGCAGCATTGGCTCCACATGCGCACACAAAAAACCGCCGGAACCCAAAGGTTCCGGCGGCAGAGGCAGACTCGGACAGCAGTTCGGCCTATGCTGTTGTACAGCAAAGAACCGCCCCCTGGGCAGAGTCATTCCAGAATAGCGGAGGCTACTCCCTCTTAGGGAGAAGGAGCAGACCCCGCTATCCGGGCGTGATGCAGCAGACCTGCACACGCAAAAAAGCCGCCGGAACCGATACGGTTCCCGGCGGCTCTAGAAGGCATCATAGAGCTTACTTGCGAAGCTGGGGATTAATAATTACTCCACAGCCGCATTTCCCGGAAGACACGTATCCACAACAGTAGCAACCAATCCTGTACCGCTAGTATAAACTGCCATTTGACATCGTCTCCTTCCGAAATAATATGTTGTTATAATAGACGGCCCGGATGCCGTTTGTCAAGCAGCAGGCCTTAACTTTCTCAAATAATGCCCCGCAGCTCATCCAGCTCCTGAATGACCGCGACCGGCTTCACGTTCAGGGATTCATCCCAGGCATGATTGCGCTTCAGCCAGATCGTATCCATTCCGCTCTGCGCCGCCCCCCAGATATCATTTACCGGATGATCGCCGATGAATATAGTCTGTTCCGCCGTGGAACCCAGACGTTCCAGGGCTAACTTGTAGATCGCAGGATCAGGCTTGCTGATCCCGGCTTCGCCCGAAATGACAATCGTGCGGAAGTAGCCGCGGAGTCCGAGCATATCGATTTTGCCATATTGAATATCTGTGCCGCCGTTCGTGACCAGTCCCAGCGGATATCCGCGGTCCCGGCAATAATCCAGCGTCTCCACCGCATGCTTCATCATCGCCCCGTGGCGGATATAGGTCTCGTCATAATAGACCCGGATGTCCGCAGCGGTCAACGCCTTCTCCCAAGGCAGAACCTCGCTCAGCTCCGCGAAGAACCCGTCCTTATCCCGGTATCCGTCAGCATCCCTGATAATCATATCCTCGACCACCTGCGCAGCCTGCTCCCCGCTCAGATGTCCCAGGTGATCCTGCACAAACTTCGTGCTGAAGCTGCGGAAGGTCTGATCACGGTCCATCAGGGTGTTGTCCAGATCAAACAGCAAAGCTTGTACCTCTCTCATGTATACGCTCCCCTTCTGTCGTCCATTTCTGCGTTCAACGCACCAGATGCTTATTGTACTACGCTCATGGGCGCAAAATAAAGACCATTCCGTCAGGAAGGACAACCTCTCCTTCGTCAGAATGGCCTGTATAGGGGGAATCAGGTACCTGCGCTTTCAGGACTCAAAATGCTCTGCCCGGTGCGTCAGCATCATTTCCTCGTCGGTAATATAGAGCGGGAACGGCGGTGTCTCCTTCAGATAACGCTCGGTGGACAACAGCCGGTAATGAACCTCAGGCAGCCAGGCGTCTTCGAGCAGTGGCAGCTTGCCGGTGTCACTGATATAATTGTCTACCGCCGATTGAACCATGTCGAGGTAGTACGGCACCAGCTTGTCAGATTCTTCAAAAATCTCAAAGGTCTCGCTGGACATATAGAATTTCTGCTGCGGAACTCCGCCTAAATATCGTTTGAGCCGGATCAGGTCAATACTTTTATCTTCCTGAATCAGAGCGGTACGGTTAATGGGCGCGGGCATATCTTCTTCAAATTGCCTTACAGCCTGCTTGATCTGCGGCAAAGTAACGGTGGGATGATTGGGTTGCAAGTTTTTTTTGGCACGTTTGAATATCATACTGAAGGTCTCCTTTCGAAGCTTTTGTCAGATAACGCTTACAATACCATTTTATTCGTTATTTGAACAATTAATCAGCAGTTTCGCACTTGTCATAAAAAATCCCCATTTATTAGATCATTATTTGACATTTTCCCAGTGAGTCCAGAGCTCGGGCGGGTTCAGCTCATATCGCTCATTCTCCCGGTACATGAATTGGTGCATAATGAACTCGCGGCGGATTGTGGCATAATCCTCATGGAACGGCTTAATGAACTCGTTAATCTCTTTTTCCGAATAGACCACACCCGGTTCGAGCTTCTCCACCATATATTGCAGCGCAATTAATTTCTTCTTGTATTGTGCGGGAATCTGGCGCAGGCGTCCGTCTTTGGCAAAAAAATTACGGAGCACCGACTCCTTCAGACTGTGTTCAGGCGACACTTCCTCCATCTCCTCCACCCCCTTTGCAAAAATAAATTTCAGCGAGGCCTCGGAGCCTGACTGGATAAACTCGGGATTCAGCTTGAAGTATACAGTGTTCTTGTCTCTGCGCTCCTGAATGAGAGCGGCTTCACGCAGCTTGGCTGCATGGTGGGTCACAGTAGGCTGTGACAGATTCAGCTTCTCGGCCAGGGCATGACCGTGAACCTCGCCCCGGGACAGGAGCAGAAGAATGCGCAGCCGGGTGGGGTCGGATAAAGCTTTGTGATAGGCGACAATTTTGTCTAATTGCAAGCGGGACCACGCTCCTACGGATATTCTTAAGGCAGTCTGTTTGAACTGCCATTTTATACTTTAGATATATATCTAATTATATACCCATCATTCCATCTGATCAATCCCCAGTTTGCGGAATTTCACCGGCCATGGCAAAAAATAAAAATATAAGGTACCATTTACTGAATAGAATACGAACTTAGGAGGACATAGCTATTATGTTAGACGTTATTATAATCGGCGCCGGTCCCTGCGGACTATCTGCAGCCATCGAATGCCAGCGCCAAGGGCTCTCCAGCCTGATTGTGGAAAAGAACTTCATTGTCCACTCCATCTACCTGTATCCGACCAACATGCAGTTCTTCAGCACCACCCCGCTGCTCGAGATCGGAGATGTGCCCTTCACCTCTCCGAATGACAAGCCTTACCGCCATGAGGCGCTAGTCTACTACCGCCGTGCGGCCGCGCAGCATCAGCTTGAGATTGCCGCTTATGAAGAAGCCTTGTCCGTTCTGCCGCAGGAGGATGGCAGCTTCGTTGTACATACGGTCAACAAGCGAGGCGAGGAGCAGCAACGTAGCGCAGCGAACCTAGTCATCTCTACCGGTTACTTTGACCAGCCTAACCTGATCGGGATTCCCGGGGAGGAGCTGCCGAAGGTCACGCATTATTTTGGCGAGGCACATCCTTATTCCGGCATGAAGGTAGCTGTAATTGGGGGCAGTAATTCAGCTGTGGACGCTGCGCTGGAGCTGCTGCGGGTAGGCGCCAAGGTGGATATGGTCTACCGGGGAAGCAGTATCTCGGACAATATCAAGCCTTGGGTGCGTCCGATCTTCGAGAGTATGGTGCAAAAAGGGAGCATAACGCTGCATCTGGAATCGCGCGTCACGGAGATCACACCGGCCTCGGTCCTGGTAACCTCGTCCGTGAACGGGGAATCTACCGAGCTGGACAATGACTTTGTGCTGGCGATGACCGGCTTCCGCCCCAGCAGAGCCCTGCTCACCTCTGCCGGAGTGCAGATGGATGACTCTATGGATAAACCAGCCTTTAACCCCGCTACCATGGAGAGTAATATACCGGGCATCTATGTTGCCGGGGTTATCGCTTCCGGACGGAATGCCAACGAGGTATTCATCGAGAGCGGGCGGGGGCACGGCAAGCTGATTGCCGATCATATTGTGAGCACAAGGCTTACTTAGAGAAGGAGTGTATCCAAGCTATGGATATAACCTCGTTATTACTGCTGGGTCTGGCAGCGCTGGGTGTCGTCAGCAGCAACTCGCCGATTACCATTGCCATGGTCGTGCTGCTGCTGATCCGTGTGCTGGGACTTCAGCAGGCTTTTCCTTGGCTGGAGAAATACGGGCTGACCGTCGGCATCATCATCCTGACCATCGGGGTCATGACACCGC
This genomic interval from Paenibacillus sp. FSL H8-0332 contains the following:
- the rsgA gene encoding ribosome small subunit-dependent GTPase A, which encodes MNIDIKLEQYGWNEEWNRKWTDKLRLLDDREYAPGRIAGDFGSKYKVITAAGELWGELSGKFRHSLSGSGEYPAVGDWVVLAMQDGGAHAVIHGVLPRHSVISRKVAGPTQEEQIVASNVDTLFLVSALNDDFNVRRMERYLIMAWNSGANPVILLTKADLCTDAELKMAEMQQAAPGVPVHVVSAILGDGREELQPYIGRGHTVALTGSSGCGKSTMVNWLSGRNLQLTQDVREGDSRGRHTTTHRELFVLPDGGIIVDTPGMRELQLWEDDGGLDLAFGEISTLAAECRFSDCTHTREEGCAVLEAAASGVLDGKRLQNYHKTQKELQFQNSKEARQKRKTAAASTKSAPPRAKAGSWQRVLDEY
- a CDS encoding YpdA family putative bacillithiol disulfide reductase, whose protein sequence is MLDVIIIGAGPCGLSAAIECQRQGLSSLIVEKNFIVHSIYLYPTNMQFFSTTPLLEIGDVPFTSPNDKPYRHEALVYYRRAAAQHQLEIAAYEEALSVLPQEDGSFVVHTVNKRGEEQQRSAANLVISTGYFDQPNLIGIPGEELPKVTHYFGEAHPYSGMKVAVIGGSNSAVDAALELLRVGAKVDMVYRGSSISDNIKPWVRPIFESMVQKGSITLHLESRVTEITPASVLVTSSVNGESTELDNDFVLAMTGFRPSRALLTSAGVQMDDSMDKPAFNPATMESNIPGIYVAGVIASGRNANEVFIESGRGHGKLIADHIVSTRLT
- a CDS encoding DUF3939 domain-containing protein, which produces MIFKRAKKNLQPNHPTVTLPQIKQAVRQFEEDMPAPINRTALIQEDKSIDLIRLKRYLGGVPQQKFYMSSETFEIFEESDKLVPYYLDMVQSAVDNYISDTGKLPLLEDAWLPEVHYRLLSTERYLKETPPFPLYITDEEMMLTHRAEHFES
- a CDS encoding HAD family hydrolase; the protein is MREVQALLFDLDNTLMDRDQTFRSFSTKFVQDHLGHLSGEQAAQVVEDMIIRDADGYRDKDGFFAELSEVLPWEKALTAADIRVYYDETYIRHGAMMKHAVETLDYCRDRGYPLGLVTNGGTDIQYGKIDMLGLRGYFRTIVISGEAGISKPDPAIYKLALERLGSTAEQTIFIGDHPVNDIWGAAQSGMDTIWLKRNHAWDESLNVKPVAVIQELDELRGII
- a CDS encoding metalloregulator ArsR/SmtB family transcription factor yields the protein MQLDKIVAYHKALSDPTRLRILLLLSRGEVHGHALAEKLNLSQPTVTHHAAKLREAALIQERRDKNTVYFKLNPEFIQSGSEASLKFIFAKGVEEMEEVSPEHSLKESVLRNFFAKDGRLRQIPAQYKKKLIALQYMVEKLEPGVVYSEKEINEFIKPFHEDYATIRREFIMHQFMYRENERYELNPPELWTHWENVK